A window of Chloracidobacterium sp. N contains these coding sequences:
- the hisC gene encoding histidinol-phosphate transaminase has translation MRTFDDLIKPSVRRLQAYTLTPHRVPIKLNQNENPFGIPPAIVAETLRRVAGRDWARYPDFVPTELQTALARFAGWRADGVVVGNGSNEIIQALLTILVAPGTPVVLSEPTFTVYRLMVEVLGGTVVNVPPRADFSYDIPAMLEAAHRTCAVAVILCSPNNPTGVTVDEPALRAFLTDFDGFVVVDEAYHEFCQQNFVPLLSDFPRLVVLRTFSKAMAMAGLRIGYGLMAPELATELGKAKLPYNVNFFSLAAAQVAVEMYADELRPLVERIIHERARVSAAMASFDRFRLLPSQANFHLLHTPHVPPRHLFEALLARGVLIRDVSRYPLLSEYVRFNIGTPEENDALLAALQAVHPEAAT, from the coding sequence ATGCGGACGTTCGACGACCTCATCAAACCCTCGGTGCGGCGGCTTCAGGCCTACACCCTGACGCCGCACCGCGTGCCCATCAAGCTCAACCAGAACGAAAACCCGTTTGGCATCCCCCCGGCCATCGTGGCGGAAACCCTCCGCCGGGTTGCCGGGCGGGACTGGGCGCGGTATCCCGACTTTGTTCCCACCGAACTGCAAACCGCACTGGCCCGGTTCGCCGGCTGGCGGGCGGATGGCGTCGTGGTCGGCAATGGCTCCAATGAAATCATCCAGGCGCTGCTGACGATCCTCGTTGCTCCTGGAACGCCGGTCGTCCTCAGTGAGCCGACGTTCACCGTTTACCGTCTGATGGTTGAAGTTCTGGGCGGCACGGTGGTCAACGTCCCGCCACGCGCCGACTTCAGCTACGACATCCCGGCCATGCTGGAAGCCGCCCACCGGACGTGCGCCGTGGCCGTGATCCTCTGCTCGCCCAACAATCCGACCGGCGTCACCGTTGACGAGCCGGCGCTGCGCGCCTTCCTGACGGACTTTGATGGCTTCGTCGTCGTGGACGAGGCCTACCATGAGTTCTGTCAGCAGAACTTCGTCCCGCTGCTGTCTGATTTTCCCCGGCTGGTTGTGCTGCGGACGTTTTCCAAGGCCATGGCCATGGCCGGGCTGCGGATTGGCTACGGGCTGATGGCGCCCGAACTGGCGACTGAACTGGGCAAAGCCAAACTGCCCTACAACGTCAACTTCTTTTCGCTGGCGGCAGCGCAGGTGGCCGTCGAAATGTATGCTGACGAGCTGCGGCCGCTCGTTGAGCGCATCATCCACGAACGGGCGCGTGTCAGCGCGGCGATGGCGTCCTTTGACCGTTTCCGGCTGCTGCCGAGTCAGGCGAATTTCCACCTGCTGCATACGCCCCACGTTCCACCCAGGCACCTGTTTGAAGCCCTGCTGGCCCGGGGCGTGCTCATCCGGGATGTCAGCCGGTATCCGCTCCTCAGCGAATACGTCCGGTTCAACATCGGCACGCCGGAAGAAAACGACGCGCTGCTGGCCGCTTTGCAGGCCGTTCACCCGGAAGCCGCCACCTGA
- a CDS encoding 5-oxoproline transporter, DUF969 family subunit: METWLGWPVWKLLGVGVLVVGLARRWPTGPVVLSAGGLTAWLAGMPLVGHQTQPGMLDTLGKAFVENRVITLYLLTLPAVGLAERMGLHTTMGRLMGRLTGVSLARLLIGFQMARVAMGALGLRLQGHVTFGRPIVAPMATAVLPSPAGEGAAKAAVAAAENYGNFFGQNLFPASAGCLLVAGVMKGAGYPVDVVRLALYAIPIVAVSLGVAAVQFVWLERQLGQRPDETADHATAPQDTRHG; encoded by the coding sequence ATGGAAACCTGGCTTGGCTGGCCGGTCTGGAAACTGCTCGGTGTGGGCGTGCTCGTCGTCGGTCTGGCGCGGCGGTGGCCGACAGGGCCCGTTGTGCTCAGTGCGGGAGGTCTGACGGCATGGCTGGCCGGGATGCCGCTGGTGGGCCATCAGACGCAGCCGGGCATGCTGGATACCCTGGGCAAAGCCTTTGTGGAAAACCGCGTCATCACGCTCTATCTGCTGACGCTGCCGGCGGTCGGTCTGGCCGAACGCATGGGGCTGCACACGACCATGGGGCGTCTGATGGGACGGCTGACGGGCGTTTCCCTGGCGCGGCTGCTCATCGGTTTTCAGATGGCACGGGTGGCGATGGGGGCGTTGGGGCTGCGCCTGCAGGGGCACGTCACCTTCGGGCGGCCGATTGTCGCGCCGATGGCCACGGCCGTGCTGCCCTCGCCGGCCGGTGAGGGCGCAGCCAAAGCCGCGGTCGCGGCAGCCGAAAACTACGGCAACTTTTTCGGCCAGAACCTGTTTCCGGCCTCGGCCGGCTGTCTGCTCGTGGCCGGGGTGATGAAGGGCGCCGGGTATCCGGTGGATGTCGTCCGTCTGGCACTGTACGCGATTCCCATTGTAGCGGTGTCGCTTGGCGTGGCGGCCGTGCAGTTCGTATGGCTGGAGCGGCAGCTTGGGCAACGACCTGACGAGACGGCTGACCACGCCACTGCGCCGCAGGATACCCGCCATGGCTGA
- the nusA gene encoding transcription termination factor NusA, which produces MSILSEQIQAISRDKNIDPRTIIEALQDAVTAAARRHFKSNENLVAIYSEESHRMELYAAKRVTDVVVSPETEVSLEEALQADETAEIGDVLYEPRQDRFEELGRIAAQTAKQIIVQKVREAERENIYNEYIGRVGEIVHGVVKRFERGNIILDIGRTEALLPRSEQSPAENFSQNDRVRVVITQVTKDAKGPQVHVSRTSPELLKRLFEMEVPEIYDGTVTIKAAAREPGERAKVGVASNDPDVDPVGACVGMKGSRVQAVIRELRGEKIDIIPWSEDPVVFAANALSPAKVSRVQITDFTNQRLEVIVEESQLSLAIGKRGQNVRLASKLVGWNIDIRSDAEMKREVASQFQSLLSRPDVPLTDLTTLNPAYAQYLQKAGIATLEELADANLNDVASILDISFDEAVALIEQARQLLPPPDTDETSASESTSETAEVEAAPEHEAGAEATPEGTADVSLQSAATADAPTSTDTTAAPAAAAPGHPATDAIAPEGEPEPQPGA; this is translated from the coding sequence ATGTCCATACTGTCAGAGCAGATTCAGGCTATCAGCCGGGACAAAAACATTGACCCGCGCACCATCATCGAGGCCCTTCAGGATGCGGTGACGGCCGCGGCCCGGCGGCACTTCAAGTCGAATGAAAACCTCGTGGCCATTTACAGCGAGGAAAGCCACCGCATGGAACTTTATGCGGCCAAGCGCGTGACCGATGTCGTCGTCTCCCCGGAAACGGAAGTCTCGCTGGAGGAAGCCCTCCAGGCGGACGAAACGGCTGAAATTGGCGACGTGCTCTACGAACCACGGCAGGACCGCTTCGAGGAACTCGGCCGCATCGCCGCGCAGACGGCCAAACAAATCATCGTCCAGAAGGTTCGGGAAGCCGAACGCGAAAACATCTACAACGAATACATCGGGCGCGTGGGGGAGATTGTCCACGGCGTCGTCAAACGCTTTGAGCGGGGCAATATCATTCTCGACATCGGGCGCACGGAAGCCCTGCTTCCCCGCTCCGAACAGTCGCCGGCGGAAAACTTCAGCCAGAACGACCGGGTGCGCGTCGTCATCACCCAGGTGACGAAAGATGCCAAGGGGCCGCAGGTTCACGTTTCGCGCACCAGTCCCGAACTGCTCAAGCGGCTGTTCGAGATGGAAGTCCCTGAAATCTACGATGGAACCGTGACCATCAAGGCGGCGGCGCGGGAACCCGGCGAGCGGGCGAAGGTAGGCGTGGCCTCGAATGACCCGGACGTGGACCCGGTGGGTGCCTGTGTCGGGATGAAGGGTTCGCGCGTGCAGGCTGTCATCCGGGAACTGCGCGGCGAAAAGATTGACATCATTCCGTGGTCGGAAGACCCGGTGGTGTTTGCCGCCAATGCGCTGTCCCCGGCCAAGGTGAGCCGCGTCCAGATTACCGATTTCACCAACCAGCGCCTCGAAGTCATTGTTGAGGAATCACAGCTCAGTCTGGCCATCGGCAAACGGGGGCAGAACGTCCGGCTGGCCTCGAAACTGGTGGGGTGGAACATTGACATCCGCAGCGATGCGGAAATGAAACGCGAAGTGGCCAGCCAGTTCCAGTCCCTGCTCTCACGGCCGGACGTTCCGCTGACCGATTTGACGACCCTCAATCCGGCCTATGCCCAGTATTTGCAGAAAGCCGGGATTGCCACCCTCGAAGAGTTGGCCGATGCCAATCTCAACGATGTGGCCAGTATCCTGGACATCAGCTTCGATGAAGCTGTGGCGCTGATTGAGCAGGCCAGACAACTCCTGCCGCCGCCTGATACAGACGAAACCTCCGCATCTGAATCCACATCTGAAACGGCGGAAGTGGAAGCAGCACCAGAGCATGAAGCCGGGGCGGAAGCGACGCCGGAGGGCACGGCCGATGTGTCCCTC
- the rimP gene encoding ribosome maturation factor RimP yields MDIAETIERLVTQDGFEFVVCEMKGAGRRRLLRVVVDHPNGVTLDQCAALSRRIGEHLDALDAVPTAYTLEVSSPGVERELYRLADYQRFTGHRVRLRTTVARNGRRLFRGRIGAVRTGEGPVIVLCDETGAETPIALSDIAQAQLEVTAEDLFRVAEEKRAARERERGREAADTRP; encoded by the coding sequence TTGGACATTGCCGAAACCATCGAACGCCTCGTGACGCAGGATGGATTCGAGTTTGTCGTTTGTGAGATGAAAGGAGCCGGCCGGCGGCGTCTGCTGCGCGTCGTGGTGGACCACCCCAACGGCGTTACACTCGACCAGTGCGCGGCGCTCAGTCGGCGGATCGGCGAACATCTCGATGCCCTGGATGCGGTGCCTACGGCCTACACGCTGGAAGTTTCCTCACCCGGTGTTGAACGGGAGTTGTACCGGTTGGCCGACTACCAACGGTTTACCGGTCATCGCGTGCGGCTGCGGACGACGGTGGCGCGCAACGGCAGGCGGCTGTTTCGCGGGCGGATTGGTGCCGTCCGGACCGGAGAGGGACCGGTCATTGTCCTGTGCGATGAGACGGGCGCGGAAACACCCATTGCGCTTTCCGACATTGCGCAGGCCCAACTCGAAGTCACGGCAGAAGACCTCTTTCGCGTGGCGGAAGAAAAACGCGCGGCGCGTGAACGGGAACGCGGAAGGGAAGCGGCGGATACCAGACCGTAG
- a CDS encoding biotin-dependent carboxyltransferase family protein, with translation MGIRVLEAGLYTTVQDAGRSGQRRWGIGRSGALDGLAASLLNILLGNPLEAALLEMHFPGPRLRFEQATVMAIGGADFAPTLDGRPLANWQRYAVQPGQQLAFRQPRRGRWAYLAVAGGLHTPRWLGSASMNPFAGLDGLLGRPLRAGDEIPLSPGLPTPAAGLALAHRTRPEYVTDDTRPLRVLPGAEFHALDPDSQAALFDEAMTIGADSNRMATRLEGVRLRLAYPVELVSSAVACGSIQLPPDGRPVVLLADAQTIGGYPRVAHIITADLPDFVQRRPGQSVRFQPTTIVEAERAAATQRQRLRQLATAVALTGTARTVPER, from the coding sequence ATGGGTATCCGCGTTCTGGAAGCCGGGCTGTACACCACGGTTCAGGATGCCGGGCGGAGTGGGCAACGACGCTGGGGCATCGGGCGCAGCGGCGCACTCGACGGACTGGCAGCTTCCCTGCTCAACATCCTGCTGGGAAACCCATTGGAAGCGGCCCTGCTGGAAATGCACTTTCCGGGGCCGCGCCTGCGTTTTGAGCAGGCGACGGTCATGGCCATTGGCGGCGCGGACTTTGCCCCGACCCTTGACGGACGACCACTCGCCAACTGGCAGCGTTATGCCGTCCAGCCTGGACAGCAGCTTGCCTTTCGTCAACCCCGCCGTGGACGCTGGGCCTACCTGGCCGTCGCTGGCGGCCTGCATACGCCCCGCTGGCTGGGCAGCGCCAGCATGAACCCCTTTGCCGGGCTGGACGGCCTCCTTGGACGACCGCTGCGCGCCGGAGATGAGATTCCGCTGTCTCCCGGTCTTCCAACACCGGCGGCGGGACTGGCGCTGGCGCACCGGACCCGGCCGGAGTACGTCACCGACGACACCCGGCCGCTTCGCGTCCTGCCCGGCGCGGAATTCCACGCCCTTGACCCGGACAGTCAGGCGGCGCTGTTTGATGAAGCCATGACGATTGGCGCGGACTCCAACCGCATGGCGACGCGGCTGGAAGGCGTCCGCCTGCGTCTGGCGTACCCTGTGGAACTGGTATCTTCGGCCGTTGCCTGCGGGAGCATCCAGCTCCCACCCGATGGCCGTCCGGTGGTGTTGCTCGCCGACGCTCAGACCATCGGCGGCTATCCGCGTGTGGCGCACATCATCACGGCCGATCTGCCGGATTTCGTCCAGCGCCGGCCCGGTCAATCCGTTCGCTTCCAGCCAACGACAATTGTGGAAGCCGAGCGCGCCGCAGCTACGCAACGTCAACGGCTCAGACAACTGGCAACCGCCGTCGCCCTTACCGGCACAGCCAGAACAGTCCCAGAACGATGA
- a CDS encoding pitrilysin family protein: MNILSGWMKPWHNATPQPRHMTSGTHPDTGLYDKPRVRWQLVLALAFVVAGGLAGNWTVQARPQDTAPRLRPQDFVTEQTVAGVKTLVKRRPGSQTVAVGLFFAGGAGNVAPAQAGIEALTLAAATEASRRFPRTLLRRETARLGCSLSYLVTYDYSALTLATTRQTFEQSWKLFADVVRHPRFEAEDVTLMRERLLASLLDDEDDPDALLQKTQATAVYRQHPYAATPTGTPEALARLGVADVRAHYARLLTTKRMLLVVVGDVAPERLATEATRLFAGLPAGTPPKPLPPLSWTEADVTIVNRSLPTDYVQGVYVAPPLTAPDFPALRLAAAVLRDRIFEEVRVKRNLSYAPTAFLTAQGANLGGIYVSSVSAPQAVEVMLKEIERLKTEPVEPAELRATVAQFLTTTYLAEETNSGQVAALALYELVGGGWRQNFTSLERLQAVTPEQVRAAARKYMGNLRFVIIGDEARTRRLRNHLTAPAPGD, translated from the coding sequence ATGAACATTCTATCGGGCTGGATGAAGCCGTGGCACAACGCCACGCCACAGCCACGCCACATGACATCCGGGACACACCCCGACACCGGGCTTTATGACAAGCCTCGGGTCAGGTGGCAACTGGTGCTGGCGCTGGCGTTTGTCGTTGCCGGCGGATTGGCCGGCAACTGGACAGTGCAGGCCCGGCCGCAGGACACCGCGCCCCGCCTCCGGCCGCAGGATTTCGTCACGGAGCAGACCGTTGCCGGTGTCAAAACCCTCGTCAAACGGCGTCCGGGCAGCCAGACCGTGGCGGTCGGACTGTTCTTTGCCGGCGGAGCCGGCAACGTCGCGCCGGCGCAGGCCGGTATCGAGGCACTGACGCTGGCGGCGGCCACCGAGGCGAGCCGCCGTTTTCCCCGCACCCTTCTGCGCCGGGAGACAGCCCGCCTGGGCTGTAGTCTGAGCTACCTCGTGACGTACGATTACTCGGCCCTCACTCTGGCCACCACCCGCCAGACCTTTGAGCAGAGCTGGAAACTCTTTGCCGATGTCGTCCGCCACCCGCGTTTCGAGGCGGAGGATGTCACGCTGATGCGCGAGCGGCTGCTGGCTTCCCTGCTCGATGATGAAGACGATCCCGATGCCCTGTTGCAGAAAACCCAGGCCACAGCCGTGTACCGCCAGCACCCCTACGCGGCGACGCCGACCGGCACGCCGGAAGCTCTGGCGCGGCTGGGTGTGGCGGATGTGCGCGCTCATTATGCCCGGCTTCTGACGACGAAACGGATGCTGCTCGTCGTCGTGGGCGATGTTGCGCCTGAGCGCCTTGCCACCGAGGCCACCCGGCTGTTTGCCGGGCTGCCGGCCGGAACGCCTCCGAAGCCGCTGCCGCCCCTGTCCTGGACGGAAGCGGATGTGACGATTGTCAACCGTTCCCTGCCGACCGACTATGTGCAGGGCGTCTATGTGGCGCCGCCCCTCACCGCACCGGACTTTCCGGCGCTGCGCCTGGCGGCAGCCGTCCTGCGGGACCGGATTTTTGAAGAAGTGCGCGTCAAGCGGAACCTCTCCTATGCGCCGACGGCCTTTCTGACGGCCCAGGGGGCCAACCTGGGCGGCATCTATGTCTCTTCGGTGTCCGCCCCGCAGGCAGTGGAAGTGATGCTGAAGGAAATCGAACGGCTCAAGACCGAACCCGTTGAGCCGGCCGAACTGCGCGCCACGGTGGCGCAATTTCTCACCACAACCTATCTGGCTGAAGAAACCAACAGCGGGCAGGTGGCGGCCCTGGCGCTGTACGAGCTGGTGGGCGGCGGATGGCGCCAGAACTTCACCTCGCTGGAGCGGCTGCAGGCCGTCACGCCGGAGCAGGTGCGGGCGGCGGCCCGGAAGTACATGGGCAACCTGCGGTTTGTCATCATCGGGGACGAAGCCCGGACGCGCCGGCTGCGTAACCACCTCACCGCTCCCGCGCCGGGCGACTGA
- a CDS encoding glycosyltransferase family 9 protein gives MIPVPFDRPVLFRLRSIGDTVLMTPVLSALKAWRPDLPIAVVTEPLSAPLLEPHPLVDELLVIPRARRGIAGLEMRLGVIRRLRAGNFDMGFNLHGGTTAAWLMRLAGIPRRVGYALPNTRWLLTHVAPAPTEIWQKSTIHCVEQQLGLLKLVGVPVPSPLPRTKLYCAPQARAAVTARLRRAGVSGPYAVVHPAAAFQSKQWAATHFADIVNYLAQRGLQPVIVVGPGEEPVAEAVRRALPAAHRALFFTDLPLSETMALIAGCAFFVGNDSGPAHIAAAFERPLVVIFGSSNETVWSPWTNVPHRVVRHRLPCVPCAGPVCHAFPEPECIRRVTVAEVTSAIDAVFPA, from the coding sequence GTGATACCTGTACCTTTTGACCGCCCGGTGCTGTTCCGTCTGCGCTCAATCGGCGACACGGTGCTGATGACGCCGGTATTGAGTGCCCTGAAGGCGTGGCGGCCGGACCTGCCCATTGCCGTGGTGACGGAACCGCTTTCGGCGCCGCTGCTCGAACCGCATCCACTGGTGGATGAACTGCTTGTGATACCGCGCGCCCGGCGCGGCATCGCCGGCCTGGAGATGCGCCTTGGGGTCATTCGGCGGCTGCGGGCTGGGAACTTCGACATGGGTTTCAACCTGCACGGCGGCACAACCGCCGCCTGGCTGATGCGGCTGGCCGGTATCCCCCGGCGGGTTGGCTACGCGCTGCCCAACACGCGCTGGCTGCTGACGCACGTGGCGCCGGCCCCAACCGAAATCTGGCAGAAGTCCACGATTCACTGCGTCGAGCAGCAGCTCGGCCTGCTGAAGCTCGTCGGTGTGCCCGTGCCGTCGCCGCTTCCGCGGACGAAGCTCTACTGCGCGCCCCAGGCCCGCGCGGCCGTTACGGCCAGGCTGCGCCGGGCCGGTGTTTCCGGCCCCTACGCGGTCGTTCACCCGGCGGCGGCTTTCCAGAGCAAGCAGTGGGCGGCAACGCATTTCGCCGACATTGTGAACTATCTGGCACAGCGCGGGTTGCAGCCGGTCATTGTGGTTGGGCCGGGAGAGGAGCCGGTGGCCGAAGCCGTCCGCCGTGCCCTGCCGGCGGCTCACCGGGCGCTGTTTTTCACGGACCTGCCGCTTTCCGAAACCATGGCGCTCATTGCCGGCTGTGCCTTTTTCGTGGGCAACGACAGCGGCCCGGCCCACATTGCCGCCGCCTTTGAGCGCCCGCTCGTGGTCATTTTCGGTTCGTCGAATGAAACCGTCTGGTCGCCGTGGACGAACGTCCCGCACCGGGTGGTGCGCCACCGGTTGCCATGTGTCCCGTGCGCCGGGCCGGTCTGTCATGCCTTCCCGGAACCGGAATGTATCCGCCGGGTGACGGTGGCCGAGGTGACGTCCGCCATTGACGCTGTCTTTCCGGCTTAG
- a CDS encoding SpoIID/LytB domain-containing protein, which produces MAWLALVALLGAYLSGPLSAPGQVTRPRRVGIPAGSAASIAEPEIRIALTTNADFATVTCEGPMACSTGEQTDDVLPITAGKATVQLEVGTRPAPGSGSERYRVEVASFRSREAAAAAVVRLREQVAGPVTTRYDAREQAYVVVVGDCAAPEDAEALMVSVVNAGFRRPVITRDAAPGASLPRLGVTAEGGSSLLRGAQRCTFTALEEERAPLKVSGQSYRGRIEVFLNRRGRLTVVNVVPLEAYLRGVVPNELSPTVFSNLEALKAQAIAARTYALKNRGKYAAEGYDLLPTAASQVYRGQGSEHPLSDRAVLETRGIVATYHGEPIDALYTSTSGGRTESSEYVFGAPQPYLKSVLVAPLPQVRAGRWIVSSQSVEHWQDPEVRLLARDWALLRVLGFTLPERPGAAYFTTPATAREVTLWLNRAARLATAGPGERPTGTVLRLEGFVPALLAALYGAESPARLVTPEDARYWLGTEAERFPPEVRPALAYLVREDILRPTALLNAGRPLTRGVALGLLARTLLARGIPALQSGTARPYDGTALTVRLGKGKDEQRWTVAPDAYLFRTFGGECLPVERVEIIGGETVRLYADQDGRVRYLEVSPVRNGATGDRTSPFSWWEVRLSPAELQAQLSKAGVNVGDIRELKPLARGDSGRVARLQVVGAAGTSTLTGLKIRSALGIRENLFVILHERDAAGRLTGVRFIGRGWGHGVGMCQVGAYGLAVEGYTHEQILKHFYTGIALTRLYP; this is translated from the coding sequence GTGGCATGGTTAGCGCTGGTGGCGCTTCTCGGCGCGTATCTGTCAGGACCGCTGTCCGCGCCGGGGCAGGTGACGCGCCCCCGGCGGGTTGGTATCCCGGCCGGGTCTGCTGCCAGCATTGCCGAGCCGGAAATCCGCATTGCGCTGACCACGAACGCCGACTTCGCCACCGTAACCTGTGAAGGGCCCATGGCCTGTTCTACCGGGGAGCAGACCGATGACGTACTGCCCATCACGGCCGGAAAGGCCACGGTGCAGCTTGAAGTCGGGACCCGCCCCGCGCCGGGCAGCGGGTCGGAGCGTTACCGCGTTGAAGTCGCGTCGTTCCGGTCCCGTGAAGCGGCCGCGGCAGCGGTTGTCCGGTTGCGCGAGCAGGTCGCCGGGCCGGTAACGACGCGCTATGACGCGCGTGAGCAGGCGTATGTCGTCGTTGTCGGGGATTGTGCCGCGCCGGAAGACGCCGAGGCGCTCATGGTGAGTGTGGTCAACGCCGGGTTTCGCCGTCCGGTCATCACCCGCGACGCAGCTCCGGGAGCTTCTCTTCCGCGCCTGGGCGTGACGGCCGAAGGCGGAAGCTCCCTGCTGCGCGGCGCACAACGCTGCACCTTCACGGCTCTGGAGGAAGAACGCGCGCCGCTCAAGGTTTCGGGCCAGTCCTACCGGGGACGCATCGAGGTTTTCCTCAACCGGCGCGGACGCCTGACCGTCGTCAACGTCGTGCCGCTGGAAGCCTACCTGCGCGGCGTCGTTCCCAATGAACTGTCGCCGACGGTGTTTTCCAACCTCGAAGCCCTCAAGGCCCAGGCGATTGCCGCCCGCACTTATGCCCTGAAAAATCGCGGCAAGTATGCCGCCGAAGGCTATGACCTGCTGCCGACGGCGGCTTCGCAGGTCTATCGCGGGCAGGGTTCGGAGCATCCGCTGTCGGACCGCGCGGTGCTGGAAACACGCGGCATCGTGGCCACCTACCACGGCGAACCGATAGATGCCCTCTACACTTCCACTTCCGGCGGGCGTACGGAAAGCTCCGAGTACGTCTTTGGCGCACCGCAGCCGTACCTGAAAAGCGTCTTGGTTGCTCCTCTTCCCCAGGTGCGGGCCGGGCGGTGGATCGTTTCCAGCCAGAGTGTCGAGCACTGGCAGGACCCGGAGGTGCGGCTGCTGGCACGGGATTGGGCCCTGCTGCGCGTTCTCGGTTTCACCCTGCCGGAACGGCCCGGCGCGGCATACTTCACCACTCCGGCAACTGCCCGTGAAGTCACCCTCTGGCTCAACCGGGCGGCGCGGCTGGCGACGGCCGGGCCGGGTGAGCGTCCCACGGGGACGGTGCTGCGGCTGGAGGGCTTTGTGCCGGCGTTGCTGGCGGCGCTCTATGGCGCGGAGTCGCCCGCCCGTCTGGTCACGCCGGAAGATGCCCGCTACTGGCTGGGCACGGAAGCCGAACGTTTCCCGCCAGAGGTACGGCCGGCGTTGGCCTACCTGGTACGTGAAGACATCCTGCGCCCGACGGCGCTGCTGAATGCCGGGCGGCCGCTGACCCGTGGCGTCGCCCTTGGTCTGCTGGCCCGGACACTGCTGGCGCGGGGCATCCCGGCGCTCCAGAGCGGCACGGCGCGGCCCTACGACGGCACGGCGCTGACGGTACGCCTGGGCAAGGGAAAGGATGAGCAACGCTGGACGGTCGCGCCGGACGCCTACCTGTTCCGTACCTTTGGCGGCGAATGCCTGCCGGTCGAGCGGGTCGAAATCATCGGTGGCGAGACCGTGCGCCTGTATGCCGATCAGGATGGGCGGGTGCGCTATCTCGAAGTTTCGCCGGTGCGCAACGGTGCCACCGGCGACCGGACTTCGCCGTTTTCGTGGTGGGAAGTACGGCTTTCCCCGGCTGAACTTCAGGCACAGCTTTCCAAAGCCGGCGTCAATGTGGGCGACATCCGCGAGCTGAAGCCGCTGGCGCGCGGCGATTCGGGGCGGGTGGCGCGTCTCCAGGTCGTCGGCGCAGCCGGGACCAGCACCCTGACCGGACTCAAGATACGTTCGGCGCTTGGCATCCGGGAAAATCTCTTTGTCATCCTGCACGAGCGGGATGCTGCCGGGCGGCTGACAGGCGTCCGGTTCATCGGACGCGGCTGGGGGCATGGCGTCGGGATGTGCCAGGTCGGGGCTTACGGGCTGGCGGTGGAAGGTTACACCCACGAGCAGATTCTGAAGCATTTTTACACGGGGATTGCCCTGACGCGGCTCTATCCCTGA
- a CDS encoding 5-oxoproline transporter, DUF979 family subunit, whose product MAEGTSVLARLVGHPATLEAAFALIGALLWGYAVQIACDCRRARRMLAAAYWFTLGLLFGFGAWLPHWVAGLLVVGLVAVEAAGGVRTQATPAQAIPAPSGEISAPGWRALWPVLTIPTVTFVLAGLTALAGGEVGRGAVVGLALGGLVAVGVALVVGRFSWPTALAAGRQLTEDIGPLHLLPQLLASLGLLFTAAGVGTLLADGVQRIVPPGSLPGAAVAYFLGMTLFTALVGNSFAAFSVITTGIGVPLVVAPFGLDPALVAILGLTAGSCGTLCTPMAANFNLLPVGLYGLPDNYAVIRWQWRVAAVLWPSHLIVLGLFWLCR is encoded by the coding sequence ATGGCTGAGGGAACATCCGTTCTGGCCCGGCTGGTTGGTCATCCGGCCACTCTGGAAGCGGCTTTTGCGCTCATTGGCGCGCTGCTGTGGGGCTACGCCGTACAGATTGCCTGTGACTGTCGCCGCGCCCGGCGGATGCTGGCGGCAGCCTACTGGTTCACGCTGGGGTTGCTGTTTGGGTTTGGCGCGTGGCTTCCGCACTGGGTGGCCGGGTTGCTCGTCGTCGGGCTGGTGGCCGTCGAGGCGGCGGGTGGCGTGCGTACCCAGGCAACCCCGGCCCAGGCAATACCGGCGCCGTCCGGTGAAATTTCTGCTCCGGGCTGGCGCGCACTGTGGCCGGTACTGACGATTCCCACGGTCACGTTCGTGCTGGCCGGCCTGACGGCGCTGGCCGGCGGCGAAGTCGGGCGGGGCGCGGTGGTCGGGCTGGCGCTGGGGGGCCTCGTTGCCGTCGGCGTGGCGCTTGTCGTTGGACGTTTTTCGTGGCCGACGGCGCTGGCCGCCGGACGGCAGTTGACCGAGGACATCGGTCCGCTGCATCTGTTGCCCCAACTGCTGGCATCCCTTGGATTGCTCTTTACGGCGGCCGGCGTGGGAACGCTGCTGGCCGACGGGGTGCAGCGGATCGTGCCGCCGGGCAGCCTGCCAGGGGCGGCCGTCGCCTATTTTCTCGGCATGACGCTCTTTACGGCGCTGGTTGGCAATTCCTTTGCGGCGTTTTCTGTCATCACAACCGGCATCGGTGTCCCGCTGGTCGTCGCACCGTTTGGGCTGGACCCGGCACTGGTGGCCATACTGGGGCTGACGGCCGGCAGTTGCGGCACGCTCTGCACGCCCATGGCGGCCAACTTCAACCTGCTGCCGGTCGGACTCTACGGCCTGCCGGACAACTACGCCGTCATTCGCTGGCAGTGGCGCGTGGCGGCTGTGCTGTGGCCATCCCATCTCATCGTTCTGGGACTGTTCTGGCTGTGCCGGTAA